One part of the Phragmites australis chromosome 3, lpPhrAust1.1, whole genome shotgun sequence genome encodes these proteins:
- the LOC133913571 gene encoding protein NO VEIN isoform X1 yields MSWRDHHQRPHHGQGYNPRAPAAQWHGAASTSAPAPGHGAAAQGMNPYGFAPNTQYAPNPFHTAVNHLLFQNPAALAAFHQLQQQQPQHLPSHAYHQNPTPNIQHRAPNPAAASSPAPPLPQPQQQQPQQPRNQQVMLGRAHAAARKARDELVNSGEGVTGWKVAQAVLVALKVDSWGSLGVQLHDVPLLRDIFLIESKVNTFIHCYVAARKIVTVYDLEVEICKTEGVGQFEELGLGPFLQHPLVAHYFSAPGDLSMVPKLSSEEIINFLQKFVDDSKKKITVEDFLDHLVKQKSVSGKEKLGVRIQSLGLHISFLRQARKTEVAAVKLLGKMSGSDDSSRGKDLSKNTNFHTDKQALDKRFNSITSRIKQLPGINKHIHFDSTDDEIDGNTSSEDDKLDDNESKNGCSILDNMDGDKRVSSCPYPSKTEEMERLGLKSEISKKPALENSKLKEGGKNGKSRQKRKFEENGSPSSLCKQSKKQQKVQTQKHEASPNCFLSIGKLENFITTWKETCREHPVQQVLEMIANYYSRTPKEKKIIINFCSQYPGIGLLNVAVKSMGCGLLDSIYDVIQLSGENNMSSSPLPYTTTEVMEIEPPSKENTKCIAKGATDSSEDNGTGHSVTIGDVISRITEYIESNSKVPEDGALWVRKLHDCETCITTQFSAKHFSALGHGTFLEFLEKHGHHFPPSLSSFLKRGSSDSSSLEVSVLQQQVEVLLCQAESNWLEDGDFSEDSFFMLLKRQFPTISFDFVQGKSGERLTGYIERQRKNKQTNSIKFSISLLEKRWSGISPGRHDNIDELGNGVVQQSHYSGTVCSREAINCLLKAPMLSDLLLWSHWDLLFAPSLGSFIHWLLNTGPVQELSCIVTTDGRFIKVDPSATIDQFLEAIIQRSSFQVAVILLSLLHIYDGSTNTPISLLKCYAQRAINIIIDNNDLMNANSESKIFIPEELHNLSAEQRDCSTRFIDRFQESSQVSFGRSIRSDSLSNIDGTVKLVAKFILDCLGHLPSEFRSLAADILLAGLRTVTKSCYSVMLHESTESWHLCMLHDIGLSLGVAEWVEDCRRLCLTEVHAKAEMHSSAKHTSEGARHENSNMLISNDVDTMDGRRKSFAGTNNHVVAIDNKDHKVLNPVGTRADITELHTNSSSVMGEMNLEQATLVIETIRREEFGLDEALSNTGNSLLKKQHARLGRALHCLSQELYSQDSHLLLELVQNADDNTYLEGVEPTLAFILQENGIVVLNNERGFAAENIRALCDIGNSTKKGSNRGYIGNKGIGFKSVFRVTDAPEIHSNGFHVKFDITEGQIGFVLPTAVPPYATSSFSSMLSFEDESLLNTCVVLPFRSKFREGTGMCSIVSMFSDLHPSLLLFLHRLKCIKFMNMLNDTLLVMRREALGDGIVRISHGNEIMSWLVVSKKLQGTIVRHDVCTTEIAVAFTLQETERGEYEPFLKQQPVFAFLPLRNYGLKFILQGDFVLPSSREEVDADSAWNQWLLSEFPSLFVSAQESLCALPCFQRYPGKAVTAFLSFIPLVGEVHGFFSQLPHLILSKLRQTRCLFLDGSSLQWVYPCNTLRGWDEQTKMLLSDGLLHEHLGLGYLSKDILISDKLSRALGIYDYGPNILMDTISSICRTDGCIESLGLEWLCAWFVTLYSTLLSHSFRNVSLTRSLEDDLLSTLRKIPCIPLSDGSFSSVADGPIWLPYDIVNSIPEHRSSIQNFQVLYSNLRTVSTHLLSASCKNKYLMEEVRTNDLIDILLKIGVRKLSGHDIIKNHIMASLCNGIDANVADKMMIEYVSFIMLHLQSSCTSCNFEKEDIVSELQKRPIFLTNHGYKCPADEPIHFSKDYGNSVDVGRLLQNLEINWIELDSRYLMNHGSDPLFELKKWRRFFEEIGVTDFVQVVKLEKNVPQVDSFLAGSHSQGDISATPCTVYDWESPELASILSVFSSKRCRENCIYLLEVLDKFWDDCYSAKARSLTSATHCGENRTVESSFLKCIRSFKWIASSIDEDLHYATDLFYDSENMRSLLGRVAPYAVPQVSSSSLRKDIGLKTEVSYCDALMVLKSWITSQVPFSASMNQMCKFYTFLSEGAADSKIDIKREFLSCSSIFTPLQRPRSCEVVPGNFFPPEDLYWHDPTRCSEMTEELISMKNGSMFPRRMLSTAYPSLCEFFTEACGVPKVPSTSNYVEILLRLSNVALPSQAANHVFRVFVRWANDLHSESDKMNDILYLKESLKKLETTILPTSVDKWVSLHPSFGLVCWVDDDELKQQFKTSSDVDFIQFGDLSPEDKQMLYGKVAALMKSLGIPALSKVVYREAIFYGTTDNREKAALIYWLLPYIQRYIYKMHRDAYMNFQQNEIMKLSNLQVIVVDKLFHKYVIRGLDSSSKKRFKCHCLLQGNTLYATQDSDSHSVFLELSRIFFDGSPDLHFANFLHMIKTMAESGTSAEQIESFIVNNQNVPELPAHEALWSFSSLSAANQGVDPEGVELVPAFEFNVPNHQRAPGIVSSWPPNNWKTAPDFRTSHRSHHSCRQEAKVNDAGPLSDLTMPAESGHVEDTLVPIDLEGNWIIEENIRTENAFHADISAAVLHEPQMVMPVEPSNAPAYLDLETGSSSGTVNVELTNFNEKVANVAEERERFCIGPTDASQLRTGRLGEALVHKYFAEQLGSNNVRWVNEESETGLPYDIVITRKKDSEYVEVKATVSSKKDWFYVTSREWQFALEKGDSFSIARVILSGTKQASIEMLKNPYKLYQQKALRLALLISR; encoded by the exons ATGAGCTGGCGTGACCACCATCAGAGGCCGCACCACGGCCAAGGATACAATCCCCGCGCCCCCGCCGCGCAGTGGCATGGCGCCGCCTCGACGTccgccccggcccccggccacGGCGCGGCGGCACAGGGGATGAACCCCTACGGCTTTGCTCCCAACACTCAGTACGCGCCGAACCCCTTCCACACCGCGGTCAACCACCTCCTCTTCCAGAACcccgccgccctcgccgccttCCACcaactccagcagcagcagccgcagcaCCTCCCCTCCCACGCCTACCACCAAAACCCTACCCCTAACATCCAGCACCGCGCGCCCAACCCCGCCGCCGCTTCCTCACCCGCGCCGCCCCTTCCCCagcctcagcagcagcagccacagcAGCCGCGCAACCAACAGGTAATGCTCGGGAGGGCGCATGCGGCGGCGAGGAAGGCGCGGGACGAGCTCGTGAATAGCGGGGAGGGCGTCACGGGGTGGAAGGTGGCGCAGGCGGTGCTGGTGGCGCTCAAGGTCGACTCGTGGGGCTCCCTCGGCGTCCAGCTCCACGACGTGCCCCTCCTGCGCGACATCTTTCTCATCGAGAGCAAG GTGAACACATTCATCCATTGCTATGTTGCTGCAAGAAAAATTGTAACAGTTTATGATCTGGAGGTTGAAATATGCAAGACTGAGGGGGTTGGGCAGTTTGAAGAGCTGGGATTGGGGCCTTTTCTTCAGCACCCACTTGTTGCACATTATTTTTCAGCACCTGGTGATTTGTCTATGGTGCCTAAGCTTAGTAGCGAGGAGATTATCAATTTCCTGCAGAAATTTGTGGATGATTCTAAGAAGAAAATCACAGTGGAAGACTTCTTGGATCATCTTGTGAAGCAAAAATCAGTCTCTGGAAAGGAAAAACTTGGTGTGCGGATACAGAGCTTGGG GTTGCATATTTCCTTCCTCCGACAGGCCAGGAAAACTGAGGTGGCTGCTGTTAAGCTTCTAGGCAAGATGAGTGGATCTGATGATAGCAGTCGGGGGAAGGATTTATCGAAAAATACAAATTTTCATACAGACAAGCAGGCATTGGACAAGAGGTTCAATTCTATAACCAGTCGTATAAAGCAGTTACCAGGCATCAATAAACATATTCATTTTGATTCAACCGATGATGAAATTGATGGCAATACAAGCTCCGAGGATGATAAACTTGATGACAATGAGAGTAAAAATGGCTGTTCTATTCTTGATAACATGGATGGTGATAAGCGTGTCAGCAGCTGCCCATATCCTTCAAAAACTGAAGAAATGGAAAGGCTTGGATTGAAATCTGAAATTAGTAAAAAGCCAGCTTTAGAAAATAGCAAGTTAAAAGAGGGTGGCAAAAATGGGAAATCAAGACAAAAAAGGAAGTTTGAAGAAAACGGGAGTCCTAGCTCTTTGTGCAAACAGTCCAAGAAGCAGCAAAAGGTGCAAACCCAGAAGCATGAAGCATCACCGAATTGCTTCCTAAGCATAGGTAAGCTGGAGAATTTTATAACAACATGGAAGGAAACATGTCGTGAACATCCAGTTCAACAG GTTCTGGAAATGATAGCAAATTACTattcaagaacaccaaaagaaaagaagataataATAAATTTCTGCTCACAATACCCGGGCATTGGCCTCCTCAATGTTGCT GTTAAATCGATGGGATGTGGTCTGTTGGATAGTATTTACGATGTGATACAACTCTCTGGTGAGAATAACATGTCTTCAAGCCCTCTTCCTTACACCACCACTGAGGTTATGGAAATCGAGCCTCCGAGCAAAGAAAATACTAAATGTATTGCTAAAGGAGCTACGGATAGCAGTGAGGACAACGGGACTGGGCATA GTGTCACCATTGGTGATGTCATCAGCAGGATTACTGAATATATTGAGTCCAACAGTAAAGTGCCTGAGGATGGAGCTTTGTGGGTGAGGAAACTTCATGATTGTGAAACATGTATAACTACTCAATTTTCGGCCAAGCATTTTAGTGCTCTTGGCCATGGGACATTCCTTGAGTTTTTGGAAAAACATGGTCATCATTTCCCCCCTTCATTGAGTAGTTTTTTGAAGAGGGGAAGTTCTGATTCTTCGTCTCTGGAAGTTTCTGTACTGCAGCAGCAAGTTGAAGTTTTACTCTGCCAAGCTGAGAGTAATTGGCTGGAAGACGGTGACTTTTCAGAGGATAGTTTCTTTATGCTTCTCAAAAGGCAATTTCCGACAATAAGCTTTGATTTTGTGCAAGGCAAATCTGGGGAAAGACTTACTGGCTATATTGAGAGGCagagaaaaaacaaacaaacaaatagcaTAAAGTTTTCCATCTCTTTATTGGAGAAACGGTGGTCTGGAATTTCGCCAGGTAGACATGACAATATTGATGAGCTGGGGAACGGTGTTGTTCAACAATCTCATTATTCTGGAACAGTTTGCTCACGAGAAGCTATTAATTGTTTACTGAAGGCCCCTATGTTGTCAGATCTGCTTCTTTGGTCACATTGGGATCTTCTATTTGCTCCTTCACTGGGCTCTTTCATACACTGGTTGCTGAATACTGGTCCAGTTCAAGAGTTATCATGCATTGTGACCACAGATGGTAGGTTTATCAAAGTAGATCCCTCAGCCACGATTGATCAATTTTTAGAAGCCATTATTCAACGTTCATCATTTCAAGTGGCAGTGATACTGCTTTCCTTGCTACACATTTATGATGGTTCTACTAACACCCCGATTTCATTGCTAAAATGTTATGCACAACGAGCAATAAATATCATAATAGACAACAATGATTTGATGAATGCTAATTCTGAAAGCAAAATATTTATTCCGGAGGAACTCCATAATCTAAGTGCTGAACAGCGTGACTGCTCTACTCGTTTTATTGACCGTTTTCAAGAAAGCTCTCAGGTATCCTTTGGAAGAAGTATTAGGTCTGATAGCTTATCAAACATTGATGGCACTGTTAAATTGGTTGCCAAATTTATACTTGATTGTCTTGGTCATCTTCCTTCGGAATTTCGTAGTCTTGCAGCAGATATACTATTGGCAGGACTTCGAACTGTTACCAAGAGCTGCTATTCAGTCATGTTGCATGAATCCACTGAAAGTTGGCACCTCTGCATGCTTCATGATATTGGTTTGTCCCTTGGAGTTGCGGAGTGGGTTGAAGATTGCCGTAGGTTGTGTTTAACTGAAGTTCATGCGAAGGCAGAAATGCATTCTTCTGCAAAGCATACATCTGAAGGAGCTAGACATGAAAACTCTAACATGCTTATTTCTAATGACGTTGATACGATGGATGGGAGAAGAAAATCATTTGCTGGTACAAATAACCATGTTGTTGCTATAGATAATAAAGACCATAAGGTGTTAAACCCTGTTGGAACCAGGGCAGATATTACAGAATTACATACTAACAGCTCATCCGTGATGGGAGAAATGAATCTTGAACAAGCAACTCTTGTTATTGAGACTATACGTCGTGAAGAGTTTGGTTTGGATGAGGCACTAAGTAACACTGGTAATAGCTTGTTGAAGAAGCAGCATGCTCGACTTGGAAGAGCATTGCATTGTCTTTCACAAGAACTATATTCCCAGGATTCTCACCTACTTCTTGAGCTA GTACAGAATGCTGATGACAATACGTATCTTGAGGGTGTTGAACCAACATTAGCATTCATTCTTCAGGAGAATGGTATTGTTGTTTTAAACAATGAGAGGGGCTTCGCTGCTgaaaacattagagcacttTGTGATATTGGTAACTCAACAAAGAAAGGATCAAACAGGGGTTATATTGGAAATAAAGGCATTGGATTTAAATCAGTTTTTCGG GTAACTGATGCTCCAGAGATCCATTCAAATGGTTTCCATGTGAAATTTGACATTACGGAAGGCCAGATTGGTTTTGTATTGCCAACTGCAGTTCCACCTTATGCTACTAGTTCATTTAGTAGCATGTTGTCCTTTGAAGATGAGTCCTTGTTGAACACTTGCGTTGTACTTCCCTTCAGATCAAAATTTAGGGAGGGCACTGGTATGTGCTCCATTGTATCCATGTTTTCAGATCTCCACCCATCTCTACTCCTATTTCTTCACCGACTAAAATGCATCAAGTTTATGAATATGCTTAATGATACACTGCTGGTTATGAGAAGGGAGGCTCTTGGCGATGGCATTGTGAGAATCTCACATGGGAATGAGATCATGAGTTGGCTGGTAGTCAGTAAGAAGTTACAGGGTACAATTGTACGACATGATGTGTGCACTACAGAGATAGCTGTTGCATTTACTTTACAGGAGACTGAGAGGGGAGAGTATGAGCCTTTCTTGAAGCAACAGCCGGTGTTTGCTTTTCTTCCTCTGAGGAATTACGGTCTTAAATTCATTCTTCAAGGAGATTTTGTTTTACCTTCTTCCAGAGAGGAAGTGGATGCAGATAGTGCATGGAATCAGTGGTTGTTGTCTGAATTCCCTTCTTTGTTTGTCAGTGCCCAAGAATCCCTTTGTGCTCTTCCCTGCTTCCAGAGGTACCCTGGAAAGGCTGTCACAGCCTTCCTGAGTTTTATTCCTCTAGTGGGAGAAGTTCATGGATTCTTCAGTCAGCTCCCTCACTTGATCCTTTCCAAGTTGCGTCAGACCCGCTGCTTGTTTCTGGATGGCTCTAGTTTGCAATGGGTCTACCCATGCAATACACTTAGGGGTTGGGACGAACAGACTAAAATGCTACTGTCTGATGGCTTACTTCATGAACATCTTGGTCTTGGGTACCTCTCGAAAGATATTTTGATATCTGATAAATTATCAAGGGCCTTAGGTATTTATGATTACGGACCAAACATTTTGATGGATACCATCTCATCTATTTGCCGAACTGATGGTTGTATTGAGTCACTGGGCCTGGAATGGCTATGTGCTTGGTTCGTTACCCTTTATTCGACGTTGCTGTCTCATTCATTTAGAAATGTTTCCTTAACAAGAAGCCTCGAAGATGATCTTTTAAGTACACTTAGGAAAATACCATGCATCCCACTTTCAGATGGTTCATTTAGTTCTGTTGCAGATGGCCCTATATGGTTGCCATATGATATTGTCAATTCCATACCTGAACACAGAAGTAGCATTCAGAATTTTCAGGTTCTTTATAGTAACCTTCGAACTGTAAGTACTCATCTTCTCTCTGCATCCTGCAAAAATAAAtacctcatggaggaggtcaGAACAAACGATCTGATAGACATTCTGCTAAAAATCGGGGTGAGGAAATTGTCTGGGCATGACATTATTAAAAATCACATCATGGCATCCTTGTGTAATGGCATAGATGCTAATGTGGCTGATAAAATGATGATAGAGTATGTGAGCTTTATTATGCttcatcttcagtcttcttgtACAAGCTGTAACTTTGAAAAGGAAGATATAGTGTCAGAACTACAGAAGAGGCCTATTTTCCTTACAAACCATGGATACAAGTGCCCAGCTGATGAGCCGATTCACTTCAGTAAAGATTACGGAAATTCTGTGGATGTGGGTAGGCTACTTcagaatttagaaattaattggATTGAACTTGATAGTAGGTATTTGATGAATCATGGTTCAGATCCGTTATTTGAACTGAAAAAATGGAGGCGATTTTTTGAGGAGATCGGTGTGACTGATTTTGTGCAGGTTGTGAAACTTGAGAAAAATGTACCCCAAGTTGATTCCTTTCTAGCAGGAAGTCATTCTCAAGGTGATATTTCTGCAACACCCTGTACTGTATATGACTGGGAGTCGCCAGAATTGGCTAGTATTTTAtcagttttttcttcaaaaagaTGCCGGGAAAATTGTATATATCTTCTGGAGGTTCTTGACAAATTCTGGGATGATTGTTATAGTGCAAAAGCTAGGAGTCTCACAAGTGCGACACATTGTGGTGAAAACAGAACAGTCGAATCATCCTTTTTGAAGTGTATCCGAAGCTTCAAATGGATAGCATCAAGTATAGATGAGGATCTTCATTATGCAACAGATTTATTCTATGATTCTGAAAATATGCGCTCTCTTCTTGGTAGGGTGGCCCCATATGCTGTACCGCAG GTATCTAGCAGTTCACTTAGGAAGGACATTGGATTAAAAACAGAGGTATCCTACTGTGATGCTTTGATGGTCCTGAAGTCTTGGATAACATCACAGGTTCCTTTTAGTGCAAG TATGAACCAGATGTGCAAATTCTATACCTTTCTATCAGAAGGTGCGGCTGACTCAAAGATTGACATTAAACGGGAGTTCCTGTCATGCTCCTCTATATTTACACCATTACAACGCCCTCGATCTTGTGAGGTTGTTCCTGGGAATTTTTTTCCACCAGAAGATCTCTATTGGCATGACCCAACAAGATGTTCTGAAATGACAGAGGAACTCATTTCAATGAAAAACGGAAGCATGTTCCCAAGAAGAATGCTGTCCACAGCCTATCCAAGCCTTTGCGAATTCTTTACTGAAGCGTGTGGTGTACCAAAAGTCCCATCAACATCCAATTATGTTGAGATACTGTTACGCCTATCAAATGTTGCATTGCCTTCTCAAGCAGCCAATCAT GTCTTCCGTGTATTTGTGAGATGGGCTAATGATCTACATTCTGAAAGTGACAAGATGAATGATATATTGTACTTGAAAGAATCTCTTAAAAAATTGGAGACAACAATATTGCCCACCTCGGTTGATAAATGGGTCTCTCTACATCCTTCTTTTGGCCTTGTTTGCTGGGTAGATGATGATGAGTTGAAGCAGCAATTTAAAACTTCTAGTGATGTTGATTTCATACAATTTGGTGACCTTTCTCCTGAGGATAAGCAAATGCTGTACGGAAAAGTTGCTGCTTTGATGAAAAGTTTAGGTATCCCAGCACTTTCTAAG GTTGTGTATCGCGAAGCAATATTTTATGGTACAACAGACAACAGAGAAAAGGCTGCTTTAATTTATTGGCTTTTGCCATATATTCAACGGTACATCTATAAGATGCATAGAGATGCATATATGAACTTCCAGCAAAATGAGATCATGAAGCTTAGCAATCTGCAAGTTATTGTTGTTGATAAGTTATTCCACAAGTATGTGATAAGAGGACTTGATAGTTCTTCTAAGAAAAGATTCAAATGCCATTGTCTTTTGCAG GGAAATACTCTATACGCTACACAGGACTCTGATTCACATTCAGTGTTTTTGGAactttctagaattttctttgATGGATCTCCTGATCTGCATTTTGCAAATTTTCTGCACATGATCAAAACCATGGCGGAATCTGGCACCTCTGCTGAGCAAATAGAGTCTTTTATCGTTAATAATCAGAATGTGCCTGAGTTGCCTGCGCATGAAGCTCTTTGgtccttttcttccttgtctGCAGCCAACCAAGGTGTTGATCCAGAAGGGGTTGAACTCGTACCTGCGTTTGAATTCAATGTTCCCAATCATCAGAGGGCACCAGGAATTGTTTCAAGTTGGCCACCTAATAATTGGAAAACAGCACCAGACTTCAGAACATCTCACAGAAGCCATCATTCATGCAGGCAAGAGGCAAAGGTGAATGATGCTGGACCTTTGTCAGACTTAACCATGCCTGCTGAGTCTGGACATGTAGAGGACACTTTGGTTCCTATTGATCTTGAAGGGAATTGGATTATAGAAGAGAATATAAGGACAGAAAATGCATTCCATGCAGATATTTCAGCGGCAGTCCTCCATGAACCTCAGATGGTGATGCCTGTTGAACCTTCCAATGCACCTGCTTATTTGGACTTGGAGACTGGAAGTTCAAGCGGAACTGTTAATGTTGAGCTAACAAACTTCAATGAGAAAGTGGCCAATGTTgcagaagagagggagaggttcTGTATCGGGCCCACGGATGCCAGCCAGTTAAGAACTGGCAGGCTTGGTGAAGCTCTAGTCCACAAATATTTTGCCGAGCAGCTAGGATCCAACAATGTCAGGTGGGTGAATGAAGAAAGTGAAACCGGACTGCCTTATGATATTGTTATCACGCGCAAAAAGGACTCGGAATATGTGGAGGTGAAGGCAACTGTATCTTCAAAAAAAGATTGGTTCTACGTCACATCGAGGGAATGGCAGTTTGCATTGGAGAAAGGGGATTCATTCAGCATTGCCCGTGTTATTCTGTCGGGTACAAAGCAAGCAAGTATTGAAATGTTGAAAAATCCTTACAAGCTCTATCAGCAGAAAGCATTGCGGCTTGCTCTCTTGATATCCAGGTAA